CTTCCCGGTTACGAGATCGTTGAATCGACCAATCACCAGAGCAAACCGCAGCGGTTCTCCAGCAGTGAAGGTGCCTTCAAAAACAGCCATAGAGTTTTAAGACCTAGACCACAAAATAATTTAAGCCGCCTACTAAAACTACCAGCACACCCCAAAGGATAGAGCCCAGCAGGATCAGCCGCTTAGACTGGTCCCAGTTTTGGGGAGAAGCATAGGCGACCGGCACATACACAACCAGAGCGAAAGACAGCAAAACCAGGGCAAACATGGCAATCTGAAACAGGATCAGCATTGTTTTCTCTCTCCAACACAGCAGGGATCGGGGGAAAATAATGGCCCTCTAATGACTACTCTCTAAAGAGCCATTCATCACTTTCCTGCCTAGTACGCTATCAGAAATCTGTCCCCTTGCGAAAGTCCAAATCCGGCCGACAGAGCTAACTGCACGCTGGTCTGAGCCTATGATGAAGGAGACTGAGGCGGGTTTGAGAAAGCTTTAGCCAAGCTAGCGCCTGCTGGCTAGCTGGCGAAACTCAATTTGCTAAAACCTGAATTCGGCGGAATTCGACGGGAATCTAGATGGATTTGGTTCTTTGCCACACCACAGCTGACTTCGATACCCTAGGTGCC
The window above is part of the Pseudanabaena sp. FACHB-2040 genome. Proteins encoded here:
- the psbZ gene encoding photosystem II reaction center protein PsbZ produces the protein MLILFQIAMFALVLLSFALVVYVPVAYASPQNWDQSKRLILLGSILWGVLVVLVGGLNYFVV